In Massilia antarctica, the following are encoded in one genomic region:
- a CDS encoding sensor histidine kinase encodes MTPHSMSSTRWRLAAIVLALAFSGAAHAQVRSLDQLEHRRWVAADGGPSQVGAIAQTRDGYLWLGTNESLFRFDGFRFVRYEAPGLNTLGIVASLLAVDDELWVGLRFGGVRVIGPRGMREHPPGPNLPEGAIYSLARDRTGAIWIAADDGLARYNGADWELVSARWHFPGKKARAVFVDGGGTVWVANENRLLYLPKGERHFIDSGLAVDWVSQIAQAPDGAIWLTERYSGKIHRVVLLDGHLTYSSLTTGTPAIGLLFDRSGGLWLSTTGNGVQYVAKPTSIGALDSRASFTARDGLSSDFIWKMLEDGEGNLWVGSNGGLDRFPQRALMPAGFPPGSLNFALVAGNDGSLWAGPSNRPAMRLMDGAMDVLDMPAPVSCAMRDLEGTIWMGGPSGIWRSRGAHLEKFAGLPPAALAESWVRAMARDAAGDLWVSFNRLGLFRLHDGVWIATPPPSPSANQRMPVTASADAKGRLWFGYRDNLLVTREGDGEKRWGQADGMDIGHVTAITHHGQRTWVGGQRGIGYIDGERYHALRLPDNGLFANIYAIIVVPLKDGSSDDLWVHSRSGIFQLTAAELARAYAAADYRIGYRSYDLMGGLANDPYQVLPLPTAVRSGDGRLWFSTSNGVAWIDPERPRPELAGPTVLIESVHVDGVRAASGAPALLSAGAQRIVIDYTALSLSAPERLNFRYRLDGYDAGWQDAGRQREAVYTGLNAGKYRFRVLAHNQDGLPSSREAVFEFSIPPALYRQPLFLLLAGALAFAALWTLYRINMRRAAERLRERIEERHSERERIARDLHDTLLQGVHGLILRFQAIVYTIPAGSPARRSLEEALDRADEVLIEGRDRVRDLRTGAVDLSELHDALAALGADLEQKGSTRFALMVRGAPAPLRPLVCDEVYQVGHEAVVNAFRHARALHVKVDIEYGARQFQMTVSDDGLGIAAAYLTPMGRADHWGLRGMHERVGRIGALLDIHSDPARGSEVRLSIKAQLAYRRAPRHLFAWLRKKMIKGETNES; translated from the coding sequence ATGACACCGCACAGCATGTCCAGCACAAGGTGGCGCCTGGCCGCCATCGTGCTGGCGCTCGCGTTCAGCGGCGCCGCGCATGCGCAAGTGCGCTCGCTCGACCAGTTGGAGCACCGGCGCTGGGTCGCGGCCGACGGCGGCCCGAGCCAGGTCGGCGCCATCGCCCAGACCCGCGACGGCTACCTGTGGCTGGGCACCAATGAATCGCTGTTCCGCTTCGACGGCTTTCGCTTCGTGCGCTACGAAGCGCCCGGCCTGAACACCTTGGGCATCGTCGCTTCGCTGCTGGCCGTGGACGACGAACTGTGGGTCGGCCTGCGTTTCGGCGGCGTGCGCGTGATCGGCCCACGCGGCATGCGCGAACACCCGCCCGGCCCCAACCTGCCCGAGGGCGCCATCTACAGCCTTGCACGCGACCGCACCGGCGCGATCTGGATCGCCGCCGACGATGGCCTGGCGCGCTACAACGGCGCCGACTGGGAACTGGTGAGCGCCCGATGGCACTTCCCAGGAAAAAAAGCGCGCGCCGTGTTCGTCGACGGCGGCGGCACCGTGTGGGTCGCCAACGAAAACCGCCTGCTCTACCTGCCCAAGGGCGAACGACATTTCATCGACAGCGGCCTGGCGGTCGACTGGGTCAGCCAGATCGCGCAGGCGCCCGACGGCGCCATCTGGCTCACGGAACGCTACAGTGGCAAGATCCACCGCGTGGTGCTGCTGGACGGCCACCTGACCTACAGCTCCCTCACCACCGGCACGCCGGCCATCGGCCTGCTGTTCGACCGCAGCGGCGGCCTGTGGCTCAGCACCACCGGCAATGGGGTGCAATACGTGGCCAAGCCCACCAGCATCGGCGCCCTCGACTCGCGCGCCTCGTTTACCGCGCGCGACGGCCTCAGTTCGGACTTCATCTGGAAGATGCTGGAAGACGGCGAAGGCAACCTCTGGGTCGGCAGCAACGGTGGGCTGGACCGCTTCCCCCAGCGCGCGCTGATGCCGGCCGGTTTTCCACCCGGCTCGCTCAACTTCGCCCTCGTGGCCGGCAACGACGGCAGCCTGTGGGCCGGACCGAGCAACCGGCCGGCCATGCGCCTGATGGATGGCGCCATGGACGTGCTGGACATGCCGGCGCCGGTATCGTGCGCGATGCGCGATCTTGAAGGCACCATCTGGATGGGTGGCCCGAGCGGCATCTGGCGCTCGCGCGGCGCGCACCTGGAAAAATTCGCCGGCCTGCCGCCGGCCGCCCTGGCCGAATCGTGGGTGCGGGCGATGGCGCGCGACGCCGCTGGCGACCTGTGGGTATCGTTCAACCGCCTTGGCCTGTTCCGCCTGCACGACGGCGTGTGGATCGCCACGCCGCCGCCGTCGCCCTCGGCCAACCAGCGCATGCCGGTCACCGCGTCGGCCGACGCCAAGGGGCGGCTGTGGTTCGGCTACCGCGACAACCTGCTGGTCACGCGCGAAGGCGACGGCGAAAAACGCTGGGGCCAGGCCGACGGCATGGACATCGGCCACGTCACCGCCATCACCCATCACGGCCAGCGCACCTGGGTCGGCGGCCAGCGCGGCATCGGCTACATCGACGGCGAGCGCTATCACGCGCTGCGCCTGCCCGACAACGGCCTGTTCGCCAACATCTACGCCATCATCGTGGTGCCGCTCAAGGATGGCAGCAGCGACGATCTTTGGGTGCACTCGCGCTCGGGCATTTTCCAGCTGACCGCCGCCGAACTGGCGCGCGCCTATGCCGCTGCCGATTACCGCATCGGCTACCGCTCGTATGACCTGATGGGCGGCCTGGCCAACGACCCGTACCAGGTGCTGCCGCTGCCCACGGCGGTGCGCAGCGGCGACGGCCGGCTGTGGTTCTCGACCAGTAACGGGGTGGCCTGGATCGATCCGGAGCGTCCGCGTCCCGAACTGGCCGGGCCGACGGTGCTGATCGAATCCGTCCACGTGGATGGCGTGCGCGCGGCCAGCGGCGCCCCGGCCCTGCTTTCCGCCGGCGCGCAGCGCATCGTGATCGACTACACGGCCCTGAGCCTGTCGGCGCCCGAACGGCTGAACTTTCGCTATCGCCTGGACGGCTACGACGCCGGCTGGCAGGACGCGGGACGCCAGCGCGAGGCGGTCTACACCGGGCTCAATGCGGGCAAGTACCGCTTCCGCGTGCTGGCGCATAACCAGGATGGACTGCCAAGCAGCCGCGAAGCCGTGTTCGAGTTCAGCATCCCGCCGGCGCTGTACCGCCAGCCGCTGTTCCTGCTGCTGGCGGGCGCGCTGGCGTTTGCCGCCTTGTGGACGCTGTACCGGATCAACATGCGACGCGCCGCCGAGCGCCTGCGCGAGCGCATCGAGGAGCGCCACAGCGAACGCGAACGCATCGCACGCGACTTGCACGACACCTTGCTGCAAGGTGTGCACGGGCTGATCCTGCGCTTCCAGGCGATCGTCTACACCATCCCGGCCGGCAGCCCGGCGCGCCGCAGCCTGGAAGAAGCGCTGGACCGCGCCGACGAGGTGCTGATCGAAGGACGCGACCGGGTGCGCGACCTGCGTACCGGCGCGGTCGACCTGAGCGAGCTGCACGACGCCCTGGCGGCGCTGGGCGCGGACCTCGAACAGAAAGGCAGCACGCGCTTTGCGCTCATGGTGCGCGGGGCGCCGGCGCCACTGCGTCCGCTGGTGTGCGACGAGGTGTACCAAGTCGGGCACGAGGCGGTCGTCAACGCGTTCCGCCATGCGCGGGCGCTGCACGTGAAGGTCGACATCGAGTACGGCGCGCGCCAGTTCCAGATGACGGTCAGCGACGATGGCCTGGGTATCGCTGCGGCCTACCTGACGCCGATGGGGCGGGCCGACCACTGGGGGCTGCGCGGCATGCACGAGCGGGTCGGCCGCATCGGCGCGCTGCTCGATATCCACAGCGACCCGGCGCGCGGCAGCGAGGTACGGCTCAGCATCAAGGCGCAACTGGCCTACCGGCGCGCGCCGCGCCACCTGTTTGCCTGGCTGCGAAAAAAAATGATAAAAGGGGAAACCAATGAATCCTGA
- a CDS encoding response regulator, which translates to MNPETTPIRVLVCDDHPMMREGIAAVIASQSDMCLAGEAGDGREAVAQYRALQPDVALIDIQMPDMNGIEAIQAIRAEFAQARIAVLTTYRGDARALQAIRSGAQAYLLKSALRKELTEAIRALAAGKRYFPAEIAAELANHLGQECLTPREVQVLQLIARGHSNKQVAGELALSEDTVKGHLRNIMDKLGANNRTHAVTIGIERGFIGL; encoded by the coding sequence ATGAATCCTGAGACGACACCGATCAGGGTGCTGGTGTGCGACGACCATCCGATGATGCGCGAAGGGATCGCCGCCGTCATCGCCAGCCAGAGCGACATGTGCCTGGCCGGGGAAGCCGGCGACGGGCGCGAGGCGGTGGCACAGTACCGCGCGCTGCAGCCGGACGTGGCGCTGATCGACATCCAGATGCCGGACATGAACGGCATCGAAGCGATCCAGGCGATCCGCGCCGAATTCGCGCAGGCGCGCATCGCGGTGCTGACCACCTATCGGGGCGACGCGCGCGCGCTGCAGGCGATCCGTTCGGGCGCCCAGGCCTATCTGCTGAAAAGCGCACTGCGCAAGGAGCTGACCGAGGCGATCCGCGCGCTGGCCGCCGGCAAGCGCTATTTTCCGGCGGAGATCGCGGCCGAACTGGCCAACCACCTCGGCCAGGAATGCCTGACCCCGCGCGAAGTGCAGGTGCTGCAGCTGATTGCGCGGGGCCACAGCAACAAGCAGGTGGCGGGCGAACTGGCGCTGTCGGAAGATACCGTCAAGGGGCACCTGCGCAACATCATGGACAAGCTGGGCGCGAACAACCGCACGCACGCGGTGACAATCGGGATCGAGCGCGGGTTCATCGGCCTGTAA
- a CDS encoding helix-turn-helix domain-containing protein — translation MQATLISTFPKAPPVRRFHAARCATSPEQNKGALAPWQVRQLTAHIDANLCATLRTTHLAATVGLSVSHFSRAFKNAVGVPARVYVLRRRVAAACAAMLASEEALTDIAHAHGFCDQSHFTRAFQMQFGMGPQAWRRSQR, via the coding sequence ATGCAAGCGACCCTGATTTCCACTTTCCCGAAGGCCCCGCCGGTGCGCCGCTTCCATGCGGCGCGCTGTGCCACCTCCCCCGAGCAGAATAAAGGCGCCCTGGCGCCCTGGCAGGTACGCCAGCTGACCGCGCATATCGACGCCAACCTGTGCGCCACGCTGCGCACCACCCACCTTGCCGCCACCGTGGGGCTGAGCGTGAGCCACTTTTCGCGCGCCTTCAAGAACGCGGTCGGCGTGCCGGCCCGTGTTTACGTGCTGCGCAGGCGCGTGGCCGCAGCCTGCGCAGCCATGCTGGCCAGCGAAGAAGCGCTCACCGACATCGCGCACGCGCACGGCTTTTGCGACCAGTCCCATTTCACGCGCGCCTTCCAGATGCAGTTCGGGATGGGGCCGCAGGCGTGGCGCCGCAGCCAGCGCTAA
- a CDS encoding AraC family transcriptional regulator, translating to MSDLSLDPAAINTSEGPVVIVAAGSQDSERASSGHRHARGQLMGSLRGLLSVGVEDGQWIVPAIHAVWLPPHHFHAVRSHGPFAGWSAYVAEPACAGLPQRPCTIRTSGLLREAVLRAATWALEPLDAQRERIAQVILDEIRHAPPAPFGLPLPRDPRMQRVARALIDDPADERDLEQWAQWAAVSSRTLTRRFAAETGFGFVAWRQRARLMRALEMLAADKPVTTVAMDLGYASASAFIKLFTREFGATPAAYRRALPAH from the coding sequence ATGTCCGACCTGAGTCTCGATCCCGCCGCCATCAATACCTCCGAAGGACCCGTGGTCATCGTGGCAGCGGGCAGCCAGGATAGCGAACGTGCTTCTTCCGGCCACCGGCACGCGCGCGGGCAGTTAATGGGATCCTTGCGCGGCCTGTTATCGGTGGGCGTGGAGGATGGCCAGTGGATCGTGCCGGCGATTCACGCGGTGTGGCTGCCGCCGCATCACTTCCATGCGGTGCGCTCGCACGGACCGTTCGCCGGCTGGAGTGCCTACGTCGCCGAGCCGGCATGCGCCGGGCTGCCGCAGCGGCCTTGCACGATCCGCACCTCGGGTCTGCTGCGCGAAGCGGTGCTGCGTGCCGCCACGTGGGCGCTGGAACCGCTCGACGCGCAGCGCGAGCGCATCGCCCAGGTGATCCTCGACGAGATCCGGCACGCACCGCCGGCGCCGTTCGGACTGCCGCTGCCGCGCGATCCGCGCATGCAAAGGGTGGCGCGCGCGCTGATCGACGACCCGGCCGACGAGCGCGACCTGGAACAGTGGGCACAGTGGGCTGCCGTGAGTTCGCGTACACTCACGCGCCGCTTCGCCGCTGAAACCGGGTTTGGGTTCGTCGCCTGGCGCCAGCGCGCGCGCCTGATGCGGGCGCTCGAAATGCTGGCCGCGGACAAGCCGGTGACCACGGTCGCCATGGATCTCGGTTATGCCAGCGCGAGCGCGTTCATCAAGCTGTTCACGCGCGAGTTCGGGGCGACGCCGGCGGCGTACCGGCGCGCGCTGCCCGCACATTAG
- a CDS encoding MSMEG_1061 family FMN-dependent PPOX-type flavoprotein — protein MIEKREPAAQPDLDALYAAPSERIQKAVLDRLVPVHEDYLGAATFFALATGRAQGLDVSPRGGPPGFVKVIDARTLAFADWPGNNRIESMRNLADDERAAMLFLFPGLEVFMRINGRARVSTDAGLLATLAEGERLPKAAIVVAIDEVLMHCGKAVNRARLWREESRLDRAGLPTVGQMLVSMAMIGEADVAQANAHYEHAVRNDLY, from the coding sequence TTGATCGAAAAGCGCGAACCGGCCGCCCAACCGGACCTCGATGCGCTGTACGCCGCGCCGTCGGAACGGATCCAGAAAGCGGTGCTGGACCGGCTGGTGCCGGTGCACGAAGACTATCTCGGGGCGGCCACGTTTTTCGCGCTGGCGACCGGCCGCGCGCAGGGACTGGACGTGTCGCCGCGCGGCGGCCCGCCGGGCTTCGTGAAGGTGATCGATGCGCGCACCCTGGCGTTTGCCGACTGGCCGGGGAACAACCGCATCGAATCGATGCGCAACCTGGCCGACGACGAGCGCGCCGCCATGCTGTTCCTGTTCCCGGGCCTGGAAGTATTCATGCGCATCAACGGCCGCGCGCGCGTAAGCACCGACGCCGGCCTGCTCGCAACCTTGGCCGAGGGCGAACGTTTGCCGAAAGCGGCCATCGTGGTGGCGATCGACGAAGTGCTGATGCATTGCGGTAAAGCGGTCAACCGCGCGCGCCTGTGGCGCGAGGAATCGCGCCTGGACCGCGCCGGGCTGCCGACGGTGGGCCAGATGCTGGTGTCGATGGCGATGATCGGCGAGGCCGATGTCGCCCAGGCCAATGCCCATTACGAGCACGCGGTACGCAACGATCTGTATTGA
- a CDS encoding carbohydrate-binding protein, whose product MKMKKINVLLASLLTAGTIAGCGDNTARESVDGGKAPVLLAQTGTAGGSSGNSAAICILQAENYSNAFDTTAGNTGNQYRTDNVDIEATADAGGGFDVGWTANGEWLAHNNVTFPTTGAYTLAYRVAAPSAGGVISADLNGGTIRLGNTSVPATGGWQNWTTVQRTINVNAGTYNLGTFVSSAGFNLNWISIAGASCGTPPPDGWTLAWADEFNGTSLDNSKWNIEVNGDGGGNNELQYYTARPENIRVTGGELVIEARKEAYMGKQYTSGRITTQNKVSWQYGRIEARMKIPTGKGTWPAFWMLGNSISSAGWPASGEIDIMEHINSEAVNHGTIHWSDQNNNYANYGGPSGNLDFSQYHVYAVEWDASAIRWYVDGNKFHEVNIAGGINGTSEFHAPFFLLFNLAVGGNWPGSPDGSTAFPNKMQVDYVRVYRK is encoded by the coding sequence ATGAAGATGAAGAAGATTAACGTCCTGCTGGCATCATTATTGACTGCCGGCACCATAGCCGGTTGTGGCGATAACACGGCGCGCGAGAGCGTCGACGGCGGAAAAGCCCCCGTCTTGCTGGCGCAGACAGGGACGGCAGGAGGTTCCAGCGGCAACAGCGCCGCGATCTGCATACTCCAGGCTGAAAATTATTCCAACGCGTTTGACACCACTGCTGGCAATACAGGTAACCAATACCGCACCGACAACGTCGATATTGAAGCCACTGCCGATGCTGGCGGAGGTTTTGACGTTGGCTGGACTGCCAACGGCGAATGGCTGGCACACAACAACGTCACCTTCCCTACCACCGGCGCCTATACCCTTGCATACCGCGTTGCAGCCCCTTCCGCCGGCGGCGTGATTTCGGCCGACCTCAACGGAGGCACTATCCGGCTGGGCAACACGTCGGTTCCCGCAACGGGCGGCTGGCAGAACTGGACCACGGTGCAGCGCACGATTAACGTCAATGCCGGTACGTACAACCTCGGTACCTTCGTCAGCAGCGCGGGCTTCAACCTGAACTGGATCAGTATCGCCGGCGCGAGCTGCGGCACGCCGCCGCCCGACGGCTGGACCCTGGCCTGGGCGGACGAGTTCAACGGCACTTCGTTGGACAACTCGAAGTGGAACATCGAGGTCAACGGGGACGGTGGCGGCAACAACGAGCTGCAGTACTACACCGCGCGTCCGGAGAATATTCGCGTCACCGGCGGCGAACTGGTGATCGAAGCGCGCAAGGAAGCCTATATGGGCAAGCAGTACACCTCGGGCCGCATTACCACCCAGAACAAGGTCAGCTGGCAGTACGGCCGCATCGAAGCCCGCATGAAAATCCCGACCGGCAAGGGTACGTGGCCGGCCTTCTGGATGCTGGGTAACTCCATCAGCAGTGCGGGCTGGCCCGCAAGCGGTGAAATTGACATCATGGAGCACATCAATTCCGAAGCGGTTAACCATGGCACCATCCACTGGTCGGATCAGAACAACAACTATGCCAATTATGGCGGCCCATCGGGCAACCTGGACTTCTCGCAGTACCACGTGTATGCCGTGGAGTGGGATGCCTCGGCGATCCGCTGGTATGTGGACGGTAACAAGTTCCATGAAGTGAATATCGCCGGCGGCATCAACGGCACCTCGGAGTTCCATGCACCGTTCTTCCTCCTGTTCAACCTGGCCGTCGGCGGCAACTGGCCTGGCAGTCCGGATGGATCGACCGCGTTCCCGAACAAGATGCAGGTTGACTACGTTCGCGTCTATCGCAAGTAA